One genomic segment of Helianthus annuus cultivar XRQ/B chromosome 14, HanXRQr2.0-SUNRISE, whole genome shotgun sequence includes these proteins:
- the LOC110887617 gene encoding flocculation protein FLO11-like, giving the protein MKNFGKPTPRNQPKQNPKPAKQTSTKSPGKSDTGKKKGIDDSVNKQTDKEIERKQKRKHTKEEDEVLNIGTSNSRKSQKDNESPPEKPTTAAKLKTTAEPKKSDSDTPKTKVSPEKPPVKKQNTKSSSPLPTSTETIVDATNVSAYVKTTAVETPVVSTIVSQSTDSTQFQFPSQSTLTVMAPFSSLTPPSPKSVYTRKRKFMVHEEEKKEKDVPAPIPLSATPSTKIKSLGVTFPLELLAVQDEMT; this is encoded by the coding sequence ATGAAAAACTTTGGCAAACCAACACCAAGGAATCagccaaaacaaaatccaaagccTGCCAAACAAACTTCTACAAAATCTCCTGGAAAatctgatactggtaagaaaaagggaattgatgattccGTTAACAAACAGACAGATAAGGAGATTGAACGAAAACAGAAGAGGAAGCATACAAAAGAGGAAGATGAAGTGCTTAACATTGGAACTTCAAATAGTAGAAAATCACAGAAAGATAACGAATCACCACCAGAAAAACCAACCACTGCTGCGAAACTCAAAACCACTGCTGAACCTAAGAAGTCAGATTCTGATACACCTAAAACAAAAGTCTCACCAGAAAAACCACCTGTCAAAAAGCAGAATACAAAATCCTCATCACCACTGCCAACCTCGACTGAAacaattgttgatgcaacaaatgttTCAGCATATGTTAagacaacagcggttgagacaccagttgtttcaacaattGTTAGTCAATCCACTGATTCTACCCAATTTCAATTTCCATCACAATCAACCCTTACAGTCATGGCACCTTTTTCTTCCCTAACTCCTCCTTCTCCAAAATCTGTTTATACAAGAAAGAGAAAATtcatggtgcatgaagaagagaagaaagaaaaagatgtACCCGCACCAATTCCGTTATCAGCTACTCCATCAACAAAGATCAAATCATTGGGAGTAACTTTCCCTCTAGAACTGCTTGCAGTTCAAGATGAAATGACTTAA